Proteins encoded by one window of Swingsia samuiensis:
- the addB gene encoding double-strand break repair protein AddB, whose protein sequence is MSKLITIAPSEPFLERVATEWLKQTDPVGKDKGGPGLLLVPSRRAGRALIEAFLRVLDGEAALLPRIVAINDIDEEAWGGGDADLPPSVEPQRRLATLSLLILQTPIVSQGLDRTKGIDRAWPLAKALADLMDEAERSGVDLSNSLPNAVDEQFSAHWQQTLQFLEIITEIWPQWLQEEGVSNPIARQVARFQEQARSWSHTPPETPVWAIGFADGSAAVSDVLKAVLNLPQGKILLPGVDLGLPDEVWENLPPAHPQAGLREILNALEAERSELVEWRSGRGDKREALFQKVMLPEQAIAVWGQDLRPHDITGLSVLPAEDQQQEAQAIALILRNTVSVPGKTCALVTPDRALARRVGVELLRFGIHVDDSAGEALAQTPVAIFLRLIAMAAEAKLSPVALLAVLKHPLASLGRTPGDCHASARQLERLLLRGPAPAPGIAGLRARLEELHERHRTRQEVYNDESSSADLPDVPEGPEEFIDRIEKAFEPLLTLSEAVPLPDLLEALVKTAEMLAAREDELTASVEEERHPGERLWAGEDGELLSRHLAALIQHTALLPSQKLGHLDSFLNTSMSGQTLTGFRSHRGGVELAHPRVSILGVLESRLLTFDVVVLGGLNETIWPPATDPGPWLSRPMRTKVGLPSPERQTGISAHDFLSKVLSAKEVVFSNAARRDGSPGVPARWMVRLNAFLGGRGQKLPIHPALSWQRKMDQPLDGAETISPPEPRPPVALRPRRLSITEIERWMQDPYEIYAKHILKLRALDPLEEGAEHVDFGIIVHAGMERIFKRYPHTWPENIDQKLKEIFFEELKKLNLHPARLNWWRPRLDRIADWVVQQEQAHREERKIVQRYIEASASYILQADYAPFKLTGRADRIDVADDGLATILDYKTGQPPTGAKVEGGWSVQLVLEGALLAQGGFKDIPSLSTTRLLYWHLTGNNKSGEEKEVPGSRAKRSAEDLIKDALENLRSLVNAYDDLNQAYRSQPWAHYIPRYTDYAQLARVYEWRAAYAEGNEG, encoded by the coding sequence GTGAGTAAGCTCATTACCATTGCTCCCTCTGAGCCATTTTTGGAGCGGGTTGCCACGGAATGGTTAAAACAAACTGATCCGGTTGGAAAAGATAAGGGAGGGCCCGGACTACTCTTGGTTCCCAGCCGCCGTGCCGGTCGAGCATTGATCGAAGCTTTTTTACGTGTCCTTGATGGTGAGGCAGCATTGTTGCCTCGTATTGTGGCTATAAATGATATTGATGAGGAAGCTTGGGGAGGTGGGGATGCGGACCTTCCTCCCTCTGTTGAGCCTCAGAGACGCCTTGCCACACTCTCCTTACTTATTTTGCAGACCCCAATTGTCAGTCAGGGATTAGATCGTACAAAAGGGATTGATCGGGCTTGGCCATTGGCGAAGGCCTTGGCTGATTTAATGGATGAAGCGGAGCGGAGTGGTGTTGATTTATCTAACAGCCTTCCAAACGCAGTGGACGAGCAATTTTCAGCCCATTGGCAGCAGACGTTACAGTTTTTAGAAATTATTACAGAGATTTGGCCTCAATGGCTGCAAGAAGAAGGAGTATCAAATCCGATTGCACGACAGGTCGCCCGGTTTCAAGAGCAAGCAAGAAGCTGGAGCCATACCCCTCCAGAAACACCTGTCTGGGCAATTGGATTTGCTGATGGATCCGCGGCTGTTTCAGATGTTTTGAAAGCTGTTTTGAACTTGCCTCAAGGTAAAATTTTACTTCCTGGGGTCGATTTGGGGTTGCCGGACGAGGTTTGGGAAAATTTACCACCTGCACATCCTCAAGCCGGGTTAAGAGAGATTTTGAATGCCTTAGAGGCAGAGCGTTCAGAACTTGTGGAATGGAGAAGTGGCCGAGGGGATAAACGAGAAGCTTTATTTCAAAAAGTTATGTTGCCAGAGCAGGCAATAGCGGTGTGGGGGCAGGATTTACGCCCTCATGACATAACGGGCTTGTCTGTGCTTCCTGCAGAAGATCAGCAACAGGAAGCGCAAGCCATTGCTCTTATTTTGCGTAATACAGTCTCCGTTCCGGGTAAAACATGTGCGCTCGTAACGCCCGATCGTGCGTTGGCCCGGCGTGTAGGAGTTGAGCTTTTGCGCTTTGGTATTCATGTGGATGATAGCGCAGGCGAAGCATTGGCTCAGACACCTGTTGCTATTTTCCTGCGCCTTATAGCTATGGCTGCAGAAGCAAAGCTTTCCCCTGTAGCGCTTTTAGCGGTTTTAAAGCATCCCTTGGCCTCTTTGGGGCGCACCCCGGGAGATTGTCATGCTTCTGCACGGCAGTTAGAGCGGCTTCTTTTGAGAGGGCCTGCTCCTGCTCCGGGAATTGCGGGGTTACGAGCGCGGTTGGAAGAGCTTCATGAGCGCCATAGAACGCGACAAGAAGTCTATAATGATGAAAGCTCTTCAGCGGATTTGCCTGATGTTCCAGAAGGGCCTGAAGAGTTTATTGATCGTATTGAAAAAGCGTTTGAGCCACTTTTAACCCTTTCTGAAGCTGTCCCTTTACCTGATTTGTTAGAAGCCTTGGTTAAAACGGCTGAAATGTTAGCGGCAAGAGAGGATGAGTTAACAGCATCAGTAGAAGAAGAGCGACACCCTGGTGAAAGGTTGTGGGCAGGAGAGGATGGAGAGCTTTTATCCCGGCATTTGGCGGCGCTGATTCAACATACAGCTCTCTTGCCCTCTCAAAAATTGGGACATCTGGATTCTTTTTTAAACACGTCTATGTCTGGTCAAACCTTAACAGGATTTCGTTCCCATAGGGGCGGAGTGGAACTAGCGCATCCCCGGGTTTCTATTTTGGGTGTTTTGGAATCACGGTTATTGACCTTTGATGTTGTCGTTTTAGGTGGGTTGAATGAGACGATCTGGCCTCCTGCAACCGATCCGGGGCCATGGTTAAGCCGTCCTATGCGTACAAAAGTTGGGCTGCCATCTCCCGAGCGCCAAACGGGGATTAGTGCGCATGATTTCCTTTCCAAGGTCTTGTCAGCCAAGGAAGTTGTTTTTTCGAATGCTGCACGACGCGATGGCTCGCCGGGCGTACCTGCACGTTGGATGGTACGGTTAAATGCATTCTTGGGAGGAAGAGGACAAAAGCTTCCTATTCATCCGGCATTATCTTGGCAACGCAAGATGGATCAGCCTTTAGATGGGGCGGAAACCATCTCTCCGCCTGAGCCGCGGCCCCCTGTAGCGTTAAGGCCAAGACGGTTAAGTATTACAGAAATTGAACGGTGGATGCAGGATCCGTATGAGATATATGCTAAACATATTTTGAAATTACGTGCTTTGGACCCTCTGGAAGAAGGAGCCGAGCATGTAGATTTTGGAATAATTGTGCATGCAGGGATGGAACGTATTTTTAAGCGCTATCCGCATACATGGCCTGAGAATATTGATCAGAAGTTAAAAGAGATTTTCTTTGAAGAATTGAAAAAACTGAATCTTCATCCTGCACGACTAAATTGGTGGAGGCCGCGTTTGGATCGGATTGCGGATTGGGTTGTCCAGCAAGAACAGGCGCATCGTGAAGAGAGAAAGATAGTTCAACGCTATATCGAAGCCAGTGCTTCTTATATTTTACAAGCAGATTATGCCCCCTTCAAATTAACAGGGCGTGCAGACCGGATTGATGTTGCAGATGATGGTTTGGCAACCATTCTGGATTATAAAACTGGACAACCTCCGACGGGGGCAAAGGTAGAGGGAGGGTGGTCTGTTCAGTTGGTTTTGGAAGGTGCTCTTTTAGCTCAAGGAGGCTTTAAAGACATTCCATCCCTTTCAACGACCCGTCTTCTCTACTGGCACCTGACGGGAAATAATAAATCTGGAGAAGAAAAAGAGGTTCCAGGTAGTCGAGCAAAACGGAGTGCTGAAGACCTTATTAAGGACGCGCTAGAAAATTTGCGCAGCCTCGTGAATGCGTATGATGATCTCAATCAAGCTTATCGTTCTCAACCATGGGCTCATTATATTCCGCGGTACACAGATTATGCGCAATTAGCGCGTGTCTATGAATGGCGGGCGGCTTATGCGGAAGGAAATGAAGGATGA
- the tsaE gene encoding tRNA (adenosine(37)-N6)-threonylcarbamoyltransferase complex ATPase subunit type 1 TsaE, translating into MRIYLKDQAATESLASFLAERCRLGDSFALSGALGTGKSTFSRAFLRHLCRDPSMEVPSPSFALVQPYDTPVGPAYHYDLWRLDGPDALYELAWDDACSGIMLVEWPERAEDMLPHDALHLVFNYDDTSEEQRIVDVQGWPKERLDGLPL; encoded by the coding sequence ATGCGCATTTATTTAAAAGACCAAGCAGCGACCGAGTCACTGGCCTCTTTTTTGGCTGAACGCTGTCGCTTAGGGGACAGCTTTGCTTTGTCTGGGGCTCTAGGAACTGGAAAAAGTACATTCTCCCGTGCTTTTTTACGACACCTCTGTCGAGATCCTTCTATGGAAGTTCCAAGCCCTAGCTTTGCCTTGGTTCAACCGTACGATACTCCAGTTGGGCCTGCTTATCATTATGATTTATGGCGTTTAGATGGGCCTGATGCCTTATATGAGTTGGCATGGGACGATGCTTGTTCAGGTATTATGTTAGTGGAATGGCCTGAAAGGGCGGAGGATATGCTTCCGCACGATGCGCTTCATCTGGTGTTTAATTATGACGACACTTCAGAGGAGCAAAGAATTGTTGATGTGCAAGGTTGGCCAAAAGAGCGATTGGACGGACTGCCTTTGTGA
- a CDS encoding aspartyl/asparaginyl beta-hydroxylase domain-containing protein translates to MTKNARRPLLIRIGKYLRPVFNRILAHYSLFPNEPVLDPYDLPWVKSLEQHGPQIRQEWERLNQERDVAPPLKEISPDHARIADDQRWKSFFLYGYGFRVAENCAKAPFTAALASRIPNLNSAFFSILDPGAEIPPHFGVTKGLLTCHLGVSVPRKREECWINVDGQKIEWENDRCILFDDTYEHWVKNNTDEQRVVLLIQILRPERSVGKLLQKLFMTAIRKSAFVKDARKNFSRWSAAHNQMERI, encoded by the coding sequence ATGACAAAAAATGCTCGTAGACCATTATTGATTCGGATCGGGAAGTATCTTCGGCCGGTTTTTAATCGTATTCTGGCACATTATTCCCTTTTTCCAAATGAGCCAGTTTTGGATCCTTATGATTTGCCTTGGGTGAAGTCATTGGAGCAACATGGTCCTCAGATCAGGCAGGAATGGGAGAGATTAAATCAAGAAAGGGATGTTGCTCCCCCTTTGAAAGAGATTTCTCCAGACCATGCGCGAATTGCTGATGATCAACGATGGAAATCTTTTTTCTTATATGGATATGGTTTTCGTGTTGCAGAGAATTGCGCCAAGGCGCCTTTTACGGCGGCTTTAGCATCTCGTATCCCTAATTTAAATTCAGCATTTTTCTCTATTTTGGATCCTGGGGCAGAGATTCCACCTCATTTTGGAGTGACCAAAGGTTTATTGACCTGCCATCTTGGAGTCTCCGTTCCTCGAAAACGTGAAGAATGTTGGATTAATGTAGATGGGCAGAAGATCGAGTGGGAGAATGATCGTTGTATCCTGTTTGATGATACATATGAGCATTGGGTTAAAAATAACACGGACGAACAACGTGTTGTTTTGTTAATTCAAATTTTAAGACCAGAACGAAGTGTCGGCAAATTACTTCAAAAGCTGTTCATGACGGCAATCCGCAAATCTGCTTTTGTAAAAGATGCCCGCAAGAATTTCTCGCGTTGGTCTGCTGCGCATAATCAGATGGAGCGTATATAA
- a CDS encoding MYG1 family protein, with protein MSQHTPIGLKNETQIIKALTHSGNFHADETMGYVILHYACSPQGDLRKRILSSHIDGDRLTFTRSRSPQVIEKADIVFDVGGIYNPAEGRYDHHMRNKPIRDNGIPYSAAGLLWKDYGLTAVRNLVQTPVDEETILQIWEAIDQSLITPIDQDDNGVAKMGKLSLADIVSACSPPWDTAELYGEDEALKKENLGFANAATAVAAHLVNTVDRIRASLKATNRVIEAYQQAEDKRILIMDTGMPTAKVIFDRDLPVVYVVSPSGKQWNVKAIPPTKGDFGQRVPLPESWAGLERNELARISGVKDAVFAHPARFICGAESKEGAIRMAQLSLQIFDTLKGKK; from the coding sequence ATGTCACAGCATACCCCGATCGGCCTAAAGAATGAGACACAAATCATTAAGGCACTCACTCATTCGGGTAACTTCCATGCTGATGAAACCATGGGTTATGTTATTTTGCATTATGCCTGCTCTCCTCAGGGAGATTTGCGCAAACGCATTCTCTCAAGCCACATTGACGGGGATCGCCTAACCTTTACACGCTCACGCTCCCCACAGGTGATTGAAAAAGCAGATATCGTTTTTGACGTAGGCGGTATTTATAACCCGGCAGAAGGCCGTTACGATCATCACATGCGCAATAAGCCCATTCGCGACAATGGCATTCCTTATAGTGCAGCTGGTTTGTTGTGGAAAGATTATGGCCTCACGGCCGTACGTAACCTTGTCCAAACTCCAGTGGATGAAGAAACCATTCTTCAAATTTGGGAAGCTATAGACCAATCCCTGATTACTCCCATCGATCAAGACGACAACGGTGTCGCTAAAATGGGAAAACTTTCTCTCGCTGATATTGTCTCTGCCTGTAGTCCCCCTTGGGATACGGCTGAACTTTATGGGGAAGACGAAGCTCTAAAAAAAGAAAACCTTGGTTTTGCCAATGCCGCTACAGCCGTGGCCGCACATTTAGTAAACACAGTCGATCGGATTAGAGCCAGCCTCAAAGCCACTAACCGCGTTATCGAAGCTTACCAACAAGCTGAAGACAAAAGAATCCTTATTATGGATACTGGGATGCCAACAGCAAAAGTCATCTTTGACCGTGACCTCCCTGTTGTATACGTCGTCTCCCCTTCAGGTAAACAATGGAATGTTAAAGCTATCCCTCCAACCAAAGGAGATTTTGGACAGCGTGTTCCCCTCCCCGAATCATGGGCTGGATTAGAAAGGAACGAATTAGCACGCATATCCGGTGTTAAAGATGCCGTTTTTGCGCATCCCGCACGCTTTATTTGTGGAGCAGAAAGCAAAGAAGGAGCCATTCGTATGGCACAGCTTTCCTTGCAGATATTTGATACTTTAAAAGGTAAAAAATAA
- a CDS encoding NAD(P)/FAD-dependent oxidoreductase yields MTTSPQTLSTDIAIVGAGPTALFAAFQCGMLKLKSILIDALDSVGGQCTALYPEKPIYDIPAHPAIEGGALIAALEAQIAPFDVPRLLGSRVEKLTGHRGDFQLTTARGDIIHAKAVIIAAGAGAFGPNRPPLQGLEEYEQTGAIQYYVKKRSDFAGKRIVIAGGGDSALDWALSLSDIAEHIYLLHRRDRFRGAPETLSRIESQIQKGRIEKVVPYQLHALHGSGGALSHVEVSTLSGETRNLEADTLLPFYGLSTDLGPIALWGINTHRSTVPVTPATLETNIPGVFAIGDIATYPGKLKLILQGFSEAAMAVHASHAIIHPDTALHFEYSTSKGVPG; encoded by the coding sequence ATGACGACATCACCCCAGACCCTATCAACGGACATCGCTATCGTAGGTGCAGGTCCAACAGCTCTTTTCGCCGCATTTCAATGTGGAATGCTCAAGCTCAAGAGCATCTTAATCGATGCTCTTGATAGTGTTGGCGGTCAATGTACAGCCCTTTATCCTGAAAAGCCTATTTACGATATACCCGCACATCCCGCTATCGAAGGTGGTGCTTTGATCGCAGCCCTTGAGGCCCAAATTGCACCCTTTGATGTCCCGCGCCTTTTAGGTTCCCGGGTGGAAAAACTAACCGGCCATCGGGGGGATTTCCAACTCACCACAGCACGTGGCGATATTATTCATGCGAAAGCAGTCATTATTGCTGCGGGCGCAGGGGCTTTTGGTCCCAACCGCCCTCCGTTACAAGGATTAGAAGAATATGAACAAACGGGGGCTATTCAGTATTACGTTAAAAAACGATCTGATTTTGCCGGGAAACGCATCGTTATTGCAGGTGGAGGAGATTCTGCTCTGGATTGGGCTTTATCTTTAAGTGACATCGCAGAACATATCTATCTCCTCCATCGTCGCGACCGGTTCCGCGGGGCTCCAGAAACACTTTCTCGTATTGAATCTCAAATACAAAAAGGCCGCATTGAGAAAGTCGTCCCGTACCAACTTCACGCTCTTCATGGTTCAGGCGGGGCATTATCCCACGTCGAAGTGTCAACGCTTAGTGGAGAAACACGAAACCTCGAAGCAGATACTCTTCTGCCATTTTACGGGCTTTCCACTGATCTTGGGCCAATTGCTTTATGGGGTATAAATACCCATCGTAGCACCGTACCCGTTACCCCGGCCACTCTTGAAACGAATATTCCCGGTGTCTTTGCGATTGGTGACATCGCCACTTATCCCGGAAAACTAAAATTAATTCTTCAAGGTTTTTCTGAGGCAGCAATGGCCGTACATGCCTCGCACGCCATCATTCACCCCGATACAGCCCTTCATTTTGAGTATTCTACGAGCAAAGGCGTCCCCGGATAA
- a CDS encoding D-amino acid dehydrogenase, translated as MKVIVMGAGVIGVTTAWYLAQEGHEVEVIDRQPGVGLETSFANAGQVSPGYSTPWAVPGLPLKVAKWMMFSRHSPLVIRPRIDQAMFTFMGELLANCTHKAYDINKGRMLRIAEYARDKLDSLRDETGITYDGDQKGLIQLFRTDAQVEHAADDMRLLAESGVEHQLLNVDEIIQYEPGLAHARHRLRGGLRLPGDQTGDAHIFTRRLAELAAEKGVKFHFRTQVEAIEATNDSIIGIRTNTGRFTADRYVLALGSYSPRFLKPLELKMPIYPVKGYSLTLPITDEKRAPTSTVNDETYKIAITRLGDRIRIGGTAELNGFSLRLSKDRRKTLELSFKEMYGGGDLSSATYWTGLRPCTPDGTPIVGPSPRYKNMWLNTGHGTLGWTMAAGSGKIIADQISDRQTEIPSLDLSLDRYL; from the coding sequence ATGAAAGTCATTGTCATGGGCGCCGGCGTTATCGGCGTTACAACCGCGTGGTACCTTGCTCAAGAAGGGCACGAAGTTGAGGTTATAGACCGTCAGCCGGGCGTTGGTCTTGAAACCTCTTTTGCCAATGCTGGTCAGGTCTCGCCAGGTTATTCTACCCCTTGGGCCGTCCCTGGGTTGCCGCTAAAAGTGGCTAAATGGATGATGTTCAGCCGACACAGTCCTTTGGTTATCCGCCCACGTATTGACCAAGCCATGTTCACCTTTATGGGAGAACTGTTAGCAAACTGTACTCATAAAGCATACGATATCAATAAAGGCCGTATGCTCCGTATTGCAGAATATGCCCGAGACAAGCTTGATTCTCTTCGTGATGAAACAGGCATTACTTACGACGGAGACCAAAAAGGTCTCATTCAGCTTTTTCGTACAGATGCGCAAGTAGAGCACGCTGCTGACGATATGCGCCTTTTAGCCGAAAGCGGTGTTGAGCATCAGCTCCTGAATGTTGATGAAATCATTCAATATGAGCCGGGTCTTGCCCATGCTCGTCATCGCTTACGTGGCGGCTTAAGGCTTCCAGGCGATCAAACAGGGGATGCACATATCTTCACACGCCGCCTTGCAGAGCTCGCGGCAGAAAAAGGAGTTAAATTCCATTTTCGTACGCAAGTAGAAGCGATCGAAGCCACAAACGATTCTATCATCGGCATCCGCACCAATACTGGTCGCTTTACCGCAGACCGTTACGTCCTTGCTTTAGGAAGTTATTCCCCACGCTTTTTAAAGCCGCTTGAACTAAAAATGCCAATATACCCTGTCAAAGGATACTCTTTGACATTACCCATCACCGATGAGAAGCGTGCCCCAACCTCCACCGTGAACGATGAAACCTATAAAATCGCTATCACACGCCTTGGAGACCGTATCCGTATTGGCGGAACAGCAGAACTTAACGGCTTTAGTTTACGCCTCAGCAAAGACCGCCGCAAAACTTTGGAGCTTTCTTTCAAAGAAATGTATGGCGGAGGGGATCTCTCATCCGCCACATATTGGACAGGTTTACGCCCTTGTACACCTGATGGAACCCCTATCGTTGGTCCATCCCCACGGTATAAAAACATGTGGCTTAATACAGGGCATGGAACTCTAGGTTGGACCATGGCTGCGGGATCTGGGAAAATTATTGCCGACCAAATCTCAGATCGACAGACCGAAATTCCTTCTTTGGATTTATCACTCGATCGCTATCTATAA
- a CDS encoding L-idonate 5-dehydrogenase, with protein sequence MSQDQVLPKALVIHREKDLRLEEWRVATLQPDEVLIRPAWGGICGSDMHYFLHGGVGASVLKEPMILGHEVSGVIAALGSHISGFKVGQEVGIHPALPCGHCAECNKGLSRLCRNMQFFGSAAHFPHTNGGFRTAMTVKGSQVHALPKGLSLKHACLAEPLSVALHAISRAGNLKGKRILVQGVGPIGSLIVAGLTEHQAASVVATDLQDFPLNIASHLGATQTINTSKVTHQDEYDIVFEVTGVASALKEAIARTQKGGILVQVGIFPPGDVPAPIGQIIAREIDYRGTFRFDREFSEALRVLSEKPWIAEGLITHCFPLGKFQDAFDTALDRTTSSKVLLDLQDVVGG encoded by the coding sequence ATGTCACAGGATCAAGTTTTACCTAAAGCATTGGTTATCCATAGGGAAAAAGACTTACGGTTAGAGGAGTGGAGGGTAGCTACTCTTCAGCCTGATGAAGTGTTGATTCGTCCTGCGTGGGGTGGGATCTGTGGTTCGGACATGCATTATTTTCTTCATGGAGGAGTTGGTGCATCTGTCTTGAAAGAACCAATGATTTTAGGCCATGAAGTGTCAGGTGTTATTGCTGCTCTAGGATCACATATTTCTGGTTTTAAAGTGGGGCAAGAAGTCGGGATTCACCCAGCGTTGCCGTGTGGTCATTGTGCTGAGTGTAATAAAGGTTTGTCGCGTCTGTGTCGGAATATGCAGTTCTTTGGAAGTGCAGCGCATTTTCCTCATACAAATGGTGGTTTTCGGACTGCAATGACCGTAAAAGGTTCACAGGTTCATGCCTTACCAAAGGGCCTTTCTTTAAAGCATGCATGCTTAGCAGAACCGCTTTCTGTAGCCCTCCATGCGATATCCCGTGCAGGTAACTTGAAGGGAAAACGAATCCTTGTGCAGGGAGTAGGCCCAATTGGTTCTCTTATTGTGGCGGGGCTTACAGAGCATCAGGCCGCATCGGTTGTGGCCACAGATTTGCAGGATTTCCCTTTAAATATTGCTTCTCACCTTGGAGCAACACAGACAATTAATACGTCTAAAGTTACCCATCAGGATGAATATGATATCGTTTTTGAAGTGACTGGTGTGGCCTCAGCATTAAAAGAGGCAATCGCACGGACACAAAAAGGTGGAATTTTAGTACAGGTTGGGATTTTCCCACCAGGTGATGTACCAGCTCCGATTGGTCAAATTATAGCGCGAGAAATCGATTATCGTGGAACATTTCGTTTTGATCGTGAATTTAGTGAGGCTTTGAGAGTTTTAAGTGAAAAACCTTGGATAGCAGAAGGCTTAATTACGCATTGTTTTCCATTAGGGAAATTTCAAGATGCATTTGATACAGCTCTTGATCGAACAACATCTTCTAAAGTCCTGCTTGATTTGCAAGATGTTGTTGGCGGCTAA
- a CDS encoding ion channel has product MAGPFFMFDTHIDRALNGINISYIFTVVLIRRVLTVVKIRSVSIENKKNQDFLSFNNIELLNVKKNRKNDLYHYFMTIGWIRFSLITALFYFVACLFFAVLLYPEWQEITSLKNPSIGSLFFFSVETMSTVGFGFMAPTQAVAHTVVSIELFVGVLINAVVTGLVFARFTRATSMIKMSDNIVLYKENGKQFLGIQIHNERSNRMLSLNVEATLLKIVKTSNHAVTPTTTKINVNHEFIPTLKYYRNIWHEIDETSPLYGITEEDRQRDIFAIFVYISGMDDITMQTVFSYKIYQMKDVKVDHIFDDIMTLRDDGKIIFDVSKAGKVKLASSS; this is encoded by the coding sequence TTGGCAGGTCCTTTTTTTATGTTCGATACCCATATTGATAGAGCATTGAATGGAATAAATATTTCGTATATTTTCACTGTGGTGTTGATAAGAAGAGTATTAACGGTAGTGAAGATCAGAAGCGTGAGTATTGAAAATAAAAAAAATCAAGATTTCTTGAGTTTCAATAATATAGAGTTGTTGAATGTAAAAAAGAATAGAAAAAATGATTTGTATCATTATTTCATGACGATAGGATGGATTAGATTTTCGCTCATTACCGCGCTGTTCTATTTTGTAGCATGTTTGTTTTTTGCAGTTTTGCTGTATCCTGAATGGCAAGAAATAACATCTTTAAAAAATCCAAGTATCGGATCACTTTTTTTCTTTAGTGTTGAAACAATGTCGACCGTGGGGTTTGGCTTTATGGCGCCGACACAAGCTGTCGCGCATACGGTGGTGTCGATTGAGTTGTTTGTTGGTGTACTCATTAACGCCGTTGTTACAGGGTTAGTATTTGCTCGTTTTACGCGTGCTACATCCATGATAAAAATGAGCGATAATATTGTTTTATATAAAGAGAATGGGAAGCAGTTTTTAGGTATTCAAATTCATAATGAACGTAGTAATAGAATGCTGTCTTTAAATGTAGAAGCTACTTTATTAAAGATTGTCAAAACAAGTAATCATGCGGTTACTCCAACCACAACAAAGATAAATGTTAACCACGAATTTATTCCAACATTAAAATATTATCGTAATATATGGCATGAGATTGATGAAACGAGCCCATTATATGGAATTACAGAAGAGGATCGGCAACGAGATATATTCGCTATTTTCGTATATATTAGTGGGATGGACGACATTACAATGCAAACAGTTTTCTCGTATAAAATTTATCAGATGAAAGACGTAAAAGTAGATCATATTTTCGATGATATTATGACACTGCGTGATGATGGGAAAATTATTTTTGATGTGAGTAAGGCTGGGAAAGTTAAACTCGCTTCTTCCAGTTGA